ACCAATTTTAAAGTACTTTTCACCTTCTGAAGGTACTTTATAAAACAACGTACCTGGTGTAATTAAAACTTTTCTATTTTTTGATTTTCTAAAAAGCTCTATAGAATCTATAACTATGTTCTGTTTTATTTTCAAATAGAAATGCAGTCCTCCACCTGGTTCTACAAACTCTACTTTATTTTTTAAATATTTATCTATACATTTTTTCATATATACATATCTTTTTTTGTAGACTACATTTAAATCATTTATATAATTTCGCCACAAACCTTTTCTTATATATAAATCTAGAGCCCTTTGCATAAGACTGGATGTAGATATATCCGTATTTATTTTTGAATTTTGAATGCTTTCCTTAAATTTCTTAGGAGGTATCAAATATCCAATTCGTATTCCTGGCAAAAATATTTTTGAAAAGCTTTTTATATAAATAACCCTGTCACTACTATCTAAGCTTTTAAAACTACCATATTTTATGTTATCATTATAAATTAACTCTGAAAGATAATCATCTTCTATTATATAAAAATCATATATATCGGCTAATCTGAGTATTTGCTTTTTCTTTTCATTGCTATAGCTTATCCCAGTAGGATTTTGAAAATAACTCATTGTATAAAAACATTTCACTTTGTTTTTTTTAAGTATTTTTTCAAGGTTGTCTATATTAATTCCATCTTTTTCAATAGGAGTTTCGATTATTTCAGTTCTTCTCCATTTAAATACAGACAGTGCCCCACTGTATGTTGGTTTTTCAACTATTACAGTATCATTTGTATTTAAAATAGCCTTTGAAACTACATCTATACCTTGCTGCGCTCCTGAAACTATAAGTATATCATCCTTATTTATGTTTCCATTCCAGAACACATCACTTATACTATTTCTGAGTCCATCATATCCGAGGGATTCTTGACATATCAAAGCCGATGAGCCATCCCTATCCAGAACCTCATTCAAAACACTTTTAAAGAAACTTATTTGAAAAAATTCACCACTTGGAGTTTCTCCGGTAAAATCTATATAATTTTCTACCTCATTACTAGATATTTTCTTTAGAACCTTTGAGTATTCTCTACTAAAGTTCTTATTTACATCCCTCTTTTTGGCATAAGTTCCACTGCCAATTTTTTGAGCAGCATAACCTTCAGCTTGAAGCCTTTTATATGCATTTACCACAGTGATTTTATTTACATTTAAAAATCCTGCCATTTCTCTTATAGAAGGTAGTTTCTCCCCATCTTCAATTTTATTTGTATCTATCAATTTTTTTATGTGTTTTTCTATTAATAGATATTTAACAGTTTCTTCTCTATTTAGATTCACAAAATATTTATTAGAAATAAAATTCACTTCCTTGCTATAATTTACAATATATAATTGACAGTTGTCAATTATATATTGTCAACTGTCAATTATTACAAAACATCCCTAGTGCTAAATTCTATTTTATAACAATAACTGCATTATGTTAATACAAATTTAATTTATCCAATTAAATAAAATATACATTCTCCTTAAATAATACAGTTCCATCCTTTAACTTATAGTTTCTCGTTTCTTTTTTAAGTATATTTCTTTCCCACAGCTTATTTAATATTTCTTCCATATTTATGTTGTAATGATAAAATAAATCATCATTTTTTATATCTTCTGAACTTAAAAAACAATCCTTTTCTCTCATATAATTTAATAATAACTTAGTCGTATTTCTTATATCTCTGTTTACATTTTCCGTTAAATAATCTATGGTACTATTTATAGAATCAACTATATTTTCATTTTTAAAAAATAATTTGTCTACACATTTTTTAAAGTTGTCATTTAAATTCATAGAAATAGTCATAGAATCTTTACTTATCATATGTCCTGAAGAATTTACATATAATCTGGAAAACTCTTCAACAGAACGTACTGCAGCAATATATGAAGTATATACATTGTCATTTTGAAGATATTTTTTACATATACCCATACTTTTAAATAACTCTCCAATATAATACATATTCCATCTTTCTCTATCTAAATCTGAATAATATCTTCCAGTATCATATTTTGAAGTTATTTCCTTATCCTTTGAAAATACCAGTCTGGATGAAGATATTATTCTAGATATAAATCCACCCTTTAAATTTTTTTCAGGCATCTGCAGGAAGTTACTCTTGCTTACAAGTTTAACATGAATTTGAATTCCCTTTTCCTCAGTGTAAATGTTTTTAATACTGCCCCTTTTATTATCAAACACTACAAGTAAGTCGATATCAGATTCATCCCACAAATCGCCAGTGACCATACTTCCAAAAACCATAACTGCAAGGACAACATCATTTGCTTTAAGTCTATCAATTGTGCTGTTAAAAGCCTTTTGATATTGTAATATAGTTTTTTCCAATTTAGTCTCCCCCTTTTTGACTTTATCAACTTGAATTTCTATATATTATATAATATATTTTTATAAAAATACAATGGTAAAATTATTTTTTTGCTATTTTACCAAAAAAGAGCATCTAATATTTTCAGGTTCTTTCTGAGTTTTGGGTACATCAATCACTTAAAAAGAATGGCTATTCGGATGCGAATAGCCATTCTTTTTAGATTAAGTCAACAAGATTAAACGATGGCCTTTTAGAGAGAAATGCCAAAAAACATTTTTTTGCCAGATTGACTAATCCAGATTTTCCGTATACAATACGTTTGATAAGTTTGAATTTGTTGTTGTTTCCTTCAACAAATCCTGAACTTACTTTTAGAGATATTGCATTCTTGATCGGGGCAATATCTCTTTCTATACCATTGCAAAAAGAAGCTATTGATGAATCTCTGTATTTTTCAATAAGTTTATTAATATATTTTCCTATAGTCTCATCTTTTTTTGTTTTTGGATTCTTTGTAAGCAGATATTTTAACAGACTATTTCTTTTTATAATAATGACATCATCAGGATAACTCCATTCTATAAGGAACTTGGGGTTCATTGGAGTTCTATCTGGAAAGTTGTTTTTTTCAATGCAATAGATATAGTTCCATAATGATTTTTGATTTCCACTATATCCATGTTTCAAAATATAAAAATAAATCAGGTCATCATTGATTCCGTCACGCTGCATCTTGAAGACGATATTGATATATTCATCCATTATCGTTGTTCTTTTCTTATAATTAGCTGGATTGTTAAGTTTTTGGATTTCCTCCTCAGTCATGTTGATATATTTTTTTGCTGTTAATTTGGATATTTGAAATTCTTCTGAAACAAGTTTGATTCTTTTATTTTTGAGATTTCTCCAGTATTCCTGGATCTGACAGATCAATCGCTGTTTTTTTTCCTGCTTTCAGTATGTGCCCGATATTGTGGTGAATTCAGATCATGTTTTTTGTTATCGAACTTAATTTCTGTTCCGTTAGGGGTTCGTGGAACAGAATTATCATAGTCAAACGACTCTATCATTTTCTCATTCGGCATTTTTTTCTTTAAAACTTTTTCTGGGGCTTTATCCAATATTTCATCATTACGTATAAATATTTTTGCCGGCATATCTTCTTTAAAAATATCTTTCATCCGATCAAGGAGATTTTGAAGCAGATGAAACCGGTCTGCCACCTGAATGCATTCCGGAAGTATCTCGCTAATGGCAGATGCATAGGCACTGACACGGTCTCTTGCGACCAATTTTACTTTCTTATGCTGTTTTAGCCACTCTCTCAAAGGTTGTCCATCTCTACCTTCTAAGAGAGCAATTAGATGATGGCCTTTTAGATCATAAATAGCAGTCGCATAAGTTTGACCTTTTCGTATAGCAACATCATCCACACCTATTGCTTCCACATCTGGATCATCTACGAATTCTATACTGTCATACAGTCGTTGTATAGTATCATTACTGATTTTTACTCCAAGTAGTGCAAGAACCTTGATTGCACCTTCGTTGCTTAAAAACATTGACACACCAAGAATCAAAGAATTCAGTGCATCAGTTCTTACCTGTGATAACTTTGCAAAAGGTAGTTTTTCCATAAATATTCTGCGGTTGCAAGCAGGATTCAGACATTCATACTTGTAAACATTTGCATGAAGAAATGTCTGTTTGCAATGAATTGGAGTATCCTGTAGAGTCCTTTCATAAGTAGCATGTAACTGTCTGCTTTCTGAACCACATTCAGGGCAACAGCAACTGTGTGGTTTTGATTTGACGTAAATATCTAAGGTGTTTTCATTTTCTGTATAATTATAGACAAAATGATTGTCATCCAGCAAAAAAGAAAAATCACCAATAGTTTTGTATTTCATTTTCAGCACCTTCTTCCATACCATTATTTTATCAAAATACCCAAATATAATAATAACAATAGCAAAAAAATCAAGTATCTTATGATACTTGATTTAATGTAAATACCCAAAACTCAGAAAGAACCTATTTTCATACCAATACTCTCTTTTAAAATGTCCAATTATAAATGTTCAATTATTTTAGGTTAATTATAAACTTCTTAAATTTATTGTATGTTTTTTCATCTACAAGTGCATTTACATAGGTTCCATCTTCCCTATAATCTTCATTCTTTACCTTACAATATTTGTGAATAAATGACACTACAGATTGTTCTGTATAAGGAATTAAATATTCTGCTTTTTTTATATTATGAGGAAGCATTTCCAATACTCTTTTCAAAAGCTCATTTAAATTTGTACCATATCTAGCTGATATAAATATTGCATTTGAATTTTTATATCTATCTTTTATACTGCTTAATTTAGTATCTTCCAATTTGTCAATTTTGTTTAATACTATAAGTACAGGTTTATCATTTACTTCTAATTCGTTCAGTACTTCATTTACTGCATCTATCTGTTCTTCTGCATAATCGGATGATGCATCTACTACATGTAATAATAAATCAGCATATTGTACTTCTTCTAAAGTAGATTTAAATGCTTCTACCAAATCATGAGGAAGTTTTTTTATAAAACCTACGGTGTCGGTCACTGCAATTGTTCTGCCATCTTCCAATTCCACAGCCCTAGTAGTAGTGTCCAAAGTAGCAAATAACATATCTGCTTCAAATACCTTTTCCTTATTTACATTTTCTCTAGTAACAGCTACTTCACACAATTTATTTCTTAAAGTAGATTTACCCGAATTAGTATACCCCACCAGTGATACCTTGTTTATCTCATCTCTCTTCTTTCTTTGAGTTTTTCTAACCTGCTTTATTTTCTTCAGTTCTTTACTAATTTCATATATTTTGTCTCTTATATGTCTTCTATCAGTTTCCAACTTCTTTTCACCAGGTCCTCTAGTGCCTATTCCTCCTCCAGTCCTTGAAAGAACTATACCGAGTCCTGAAAGCCTAGCTAACCTGTATTTTAGTTGTGCAAGTTCCACCTGTAACTTAGATTCCTTACTCCTTGCCCTTGAAGCAAATATATGAAGTATAAGAGTAGTTCTATCTATTACTTTTATTCCTAGGTTTTCTTCTAAGTTTCTAACTTGAGAGCCAGATAATTCATCATCAAAAATTACTATATTTGCACCACTGAGCTGTGCAATTAATGCTATCTCACTTACCTTTCCCTTTCCTACATAAAAAGCAGTATCTATAGTATCTCTTTTTTGAAGTATTTTTTCTAACACATTAACATTACAGGCTTTTGCCAGTTCTTTTAATTCATCCAAGCTATCTTCAGTATCCGTTCCTACAAGTAATGCTCTCTCTCCTTCTTCTTGCAGCACATATTCATCATTCATCGATTTTTCTATTTCATTTACTTTTTGTACTATATTAAAGTTAACTGCGTCCTCTAAAGTAAGCTTTTCTGAAATTTCACTTATAACTTCTCCATTTTTTACCTTGCAAAATCCTATAGTAATGCCTGTAATGCCATCCTTGTCAACCCCTATAGCCGCTATGCAGTCTAATCTCAATTTTACCAAGGCTGAAATATCAATTTCGGAAAGTCTAGAATCTCCATTAGGGTGGGTATGTACTATCCTAATACCACAGAGCTTATTTTGATTTGCCTCAATTTCAGTAATACTTACAGTACTACTATCCCCAACAGATATGCTTACAATTGTTCCTCTTTTATCAATTGCTAGGCTTAATTCTCTATTTAAATAAGTAGTAATTCTAGAAATCATTTCTACAATTTCCCTGCTGCATATGCTTTCTTTTGAAACTCTTATATCATAAATCTTTTCCAATTCATCTAATATCGAATTCTTTATTCCTTCTGTATTTCCATATATCAAAATATCATCTCCATATCTATCAATTCACAATTCACAGTTTGCAATGCACAATTTCAGTATATTTTCTGTGACAACAAAAAATCGTCCTTAATTATGCATTATGAATTGTGCATCATGCATTACAAATTGATTACTTCATATTATTTTTATATTAAATAAAAATTTCGTATGCACAAAAACTGAATTTGTAGCTATCGTATAATTCTATACTAAATAAAAAACATTGTAAACACATTACTTCAGGTCATTGAAAATTTTCAGAAATCTTGTTAATATTGATAATATAATTTTATATTATGGCAATCATTAATTTAATATACACCATGGAGGAATATTATGGAAAACAGAACAAAAAACATATTGATATCCCAAGAACGAATTGAAAAGAGGATAGAAGAAGTAGGTAAAATAATAACCACTAAATATAAAGATAAAAATTTATATGTATTATCACTTTTAAGAGGAAGTTTCATATTTACAGCAGATTTAGTAAGACAAATAAAACTTCCTGTAAAAATAGGATTTATGACAACTTCAAGTTATGGAAATTCTGAAACATCATCTGGTGAAATAAAAATTGTAAATGATATATTAGACGACCTGAAGGGGTATGATGTTTTAATTGTAGATGACATAACAGATACAGGTATTACTATGGACTTTGCTATAGACCATGTAAAATCTCTAGGTGCTTCCAGTGTAAAATGCTGCGTTCTTCTAGACAAGCCTGACAGAAGAAAAATTTCATTGACCCCGGATTTTTGTTGTTTCGAAATTCCCGATGTATTTGTTGCAGGTTATGGATTAAATTATGGAGACTATTATCGAAATATACCTTATATATTTAACTGGGAATAATTTTGTTTAAATAATGGCAAAGCTCTTTTTAACATTGAGCTTTGCCATTATTTAATTACCGGATTTTAACTTAACTCCAGTTTTATCAAGGCCTAAATCTATGGCCGTTTCTGGTACTTTTCCCACTATAATTGTTTCTGATATGGGTACTTCATTTTTTACCTGTACATCCTCACTTCCAAAGGGAATCATAACCCTCATGTTTGTTTTTACCTGTACACTTATTTTATGTCTAGCTTGATTTATACCTGCACTTTCAAAGCTTGACAAATATTTAGTCTCTATGTAACCTATAGGCTGCATCCTAATCGTAATGCTAGGTCCAAAAAATGCTAGCAAATTGTTTTTCATTATATATCCCATGGGAATCTTCAAGCCAATTTTTCCTACATTTCTTAGCTTACTTTGGGATTCCAATGCCACATCACAAGCGATTTTATTCATTTTTAGTGTATCTGCCCTAACCATAACTATGTTGTCTTCCTTATCTTTTTCCACCTGTATAATGTCTTTATAATTAAATTGTTTTGAATACTCCTGCATTATAACTGAGTTTATAGTTTGTGTAACTACAGCTCTGATTTCTACATCTGAAGCTGT
The genomic region above belongs to Clostridium sp. AWRP and contains:
- the hpt gene encoding hypoxanthine phosphoribosyltransferase yields the protein MENRTKNILISQERIEKRIEEVGKIITTKYKDKNLYVLSLLRGSFIFTADLVRQIKLPVKIGFMTTSSYGNSETSSGEIKIVNDILDDLKGYDVLIVDDITDTGITMDFAIDHVKSLGASSVKCCVLLDKPDRRKISLTPDFCCFEIPDVFVAGYGLNYGDYYRNIPYIFNWE
- the yunB gene encoding sporulation protein YunB; the encoded protein is MKIVLIIIVITLPTAVCLYFINSRITPAIITASDVEIRAVVTQTINSVIMQEYSKQFNYKDIIQVEKDKEDNIVMVRADTLKMNKIACDVALESQSKLRNVGKIGLKIPMGYIMKNNLLAFFGPSITIRMQPIGYIETKYLSSFESAGINQARHKISVQVKTNMRVMIPFGSEDVQVKNEVPISETIIVGKVPETAIDLGLDKTGVKLKSGN
- a CDS encoding ISL3 family transposase is translated as MKYKTIGDFSFLLDDNHFVYNYTENENTLDIYVKSKPHSCCCPECGSESRQLHATYERTLQDTPIHCKQTFLHANVYKYECLNPACNRRIFMEKLPFAKLSQVRTDALNSLILGVSMFLSNEGAIKVLALLGVKISNDTIQRLYDSIEFVDDPDVEAIGVDDVAIRKGQTYATAIYDLKGHHLIALLEGRDGQPLREWLKQHKKVKLVARDRVSAYASAISEILPECIQVADRFHLLQNLLDRMKDIFKEDMPAKIFIRNDEILDKAPEKVLKKKMPNEKMIESFDYDNSVPRTPNGTEIKFDNKKHDLNSPQYRAHTESRKKNSD
- a CDS encoding transposase codes for the protein MICQIQEYWRNLKNKRIKLVSEEFQISKLTAKKYINMTEEEIQKLNNPANYKKRTTIMDEYINIVFKMQRDGINDDLIYFYILKHGYSGNQKSLWNYIYCIEKNNFPDRTPMNPKFLIEWSYPDDVIIIKRNSLLKYLLTKNPKTKKDETIGKYINKLIEKYRDSSIASFCNGIERDIAPIKNAISLKVSSGFVEGNNNKFKLIKRIVYGKSGLVNLAKKCFLAFLSKRPSFNLVDLI
- a CDS encoding nucleotidyltransferase domain-containing protein, which encodes MEKTILQYQKAFNSTIDRLKANDVVLAVMVFGSMVTGDLWDESDIDLLVVFDNKRGSIKNIYTEEKGIQIHVKLVSKSNFLQMPEKNLKGGFISRIISSSRLVFSKDKEITSKYDTGRYYSDLDRERWNMYYIGELFKSMGICKKYLQNDNVYTSYIAAVRSVEEFSRLYVNSSGHMISKDSMTISMNLNDNFKKCVDKLFFKNENIVDSINSTIDYLTENVNRDIRNTTKLLLNYMREKDCFLSSEDIKNDDLFYHYNINMEEILNKLWERNILKKETRNYKLKDGTVLFKENVYFI
- a CDS encoding PLP-dependent aminotransferase family protein, translated to MNLNREETVKYLLIEKHIKKLIDTNKIEDGEKLPSIREMAGFLNVNKITVVNAYKRLQAEGYAAQKIGSGTYAKKRDVNKNFSREYSKVLKKISSNEVENYIDFTGETPSGEFFQISFFKSVLNEVLDRDGSSALICQESLGYDGLRNSISDVFWNGNINKDDILIVSGAQQGIDVVSKAILNTNDTVIVEKPTYSGALSVFKWRRTEIIETPIEKDGINIDNLEKILKKNKVKCFYTMSYFQNPTGISYSNEKKKQILRLADIYDFYIIEDDYLSELIYNDNIKYGSFKSLDSSDRVIYIKSFSKIFLPGIRIGYLIPPKKFKESIQNSKINTDISTSSLMQRALDLYIRKGLWRNYINDLNVVYKKRYVYMKKCIDKYLKNKVEFVEPGGGLHFYLKIKQNIVIDSIELFRKSKNRKVLITPGTLFYKVPSEGEKYFKIGFSHVDEKNIESGIQILSEIIIM
- the hflX gene encoding GTPase HflX, giving the protein MIYGNTEGIKNSILDELEKIYDIRVSKESICSREIVEMISRITTYLNRELSLAIDKRGTIVSISVGDSSTVSITEIEANQNKLCGIRIVHTHPNGDSRLSEIDISALVKLRLDCIAAIGVDKDGITGITIGFCKVKNGEVISEISEKLTLEDAVNFNIVQKVNEIEKSMNDEYVLQEEGERALLVGTDTEDSLDELKELAKACNVNVLEKILQKRDTIDTAFYVGKGKVSEIALIAQLSGANIVIFDDELSGSQVRNLEENLGIKVIDRTTLILHIFASRARSKESKLQVELAQLKYRLARLSGLGIVLSRTGGGIGTRGPGEKKLETDRRHIRDKIYEISKELKKIKQVRKTQRKKRDEINKVSLVGYTNSGKSTLRNKLCEVAVTRENVNKEKVFEADMLFATLDTTTRAVELEDGRTIAVTDTVGFIKKLPHDLVEAFKSTLEEVQYADLLLHVVDASSDYAEEQIDAVNEVLNELEVNDKPVLIVLNKIDKLEDTKLSSIKDRYKNSNAIFISARYGTNLNELLKRVLEMLPHNIKKAEYLIPYTEQSVVSFIHKYCKVKNEDYREDGTYVNALVDEKTYNKFKKFIINLK